The Corallococcus caeni genomic interval GGGCGCGTTCGCCGCCGAAGCGGTCCGCTCCCCGCGCGCGGGGCATGAGCTCCAGGCGCTCCTGTCGCGCGTCTACGCGGGCAGCTGGAGCCTGGAGGCGGCGCAGACGCCCGCCGCGCCATCCCACAACCCACGAGGGGGGCGAAAGGGAACACCATGAACACGCTCACCGTCTTCCGCCTGGGCCGGGTGGAGTACGAGGACGGACTGAAGCTGATGCACCTGTTCGGCGAGGCCCGCCTGCAGGGGCTCATCGGGGACGCGCTGCTGCTCCTGGAGCACCCGCCCGTCCTCACGCTGGGCCGCGCCGCGAAGCGCGAGAACATCACCGCCACCGACGCGCGCCTCGCGCAAGAAGGCGTGGAGGTGTTCGACACCAACCGGGGCGGCGACGTCACCTACCACGGCCCGGGACAGGTGGTGGGCTACCCCATCCTCCTGCTGCCGGAGGACCGCCGCGACGTGCGCCGCTACGTGCGCGACGTGGAGCGCGGCCTCGTCCAGACGCTCGCGGGCTTCGGCCTCACGGCGGGCGCCATCCCCAAGTGGCCGGGCGTGTGGCTGGGGCACGAAGGCTCACCGGACGCGCGGAAGATTGGCGCCATTGGCGTGCACCTGTCGCGCTGGCTCACCACGCACGGCTTCGCGCTCAACGTGAACACCAACCTGGAGCACTTCCAGCTCATCGTCCCGTGCGGCATCCGCGAGGCGGGCGTCACGTCCATGCAGCGCGAGCTGGGCCACCCCGTGTCCGTCCCGGACGTGGAGGAGGCGCTCGCCCGCGAGTTCACCCGGGTCTTCGATGCGCGGCGCGTGGACGGCACGGTGGACCTGCGCACGGTGAGCGTCGCGGTGGTGCACGGCCGCGGCCCCGAAGCGCGCGTGCTGCTGCTGCGCCGGACGCCGGAGCGCGGCGGCTTCTGGCAGACGGTGACGGGGCGCCTGGAGCCGGGCGAGTCCCCCGTGGAGGCCGCCCGCCGTGAGGTGGCGGAGGAGACGGGCCTCACGCTCCCCGTCGTGGAGCTGGCCTACCGCCACGCGTTCGCGCTGGGGGAGGCGCTGCCGCCGAAGCTGGTGGAGGAGCACGGCTTCGCGGTGCACGCCGCGCCGGACACGCACGTGCGCCTGGGCCCGGAGCACGACGCCTTCGAGTGGGTGGACGTGCCCACCGCCCTCGCGCGGCTGCCCTTCCGGGGCCTGCGCGAGACGGTGACCCGGGCGCTCCAGACAACGCCCAGGCCGTGACGGCCGCTACAGCTCGATGACCATCGCCTCTTTCGCGGCGATGGTGGCCTTGCGGTGCTTGCGCACCTCGCGCAGCAGCTTGTCCATGCCCACGTCGTCGCGGCCCGGGTCGTGGTGGAAGAGCACCAGCTGCTTCACCTCGCTGGCGTCCGCCGCGCGCACCGCCGCCTCCCAGGTGGAGTGGCCCCAGCCCGTGCGGGCCGGCCCGTTGCGGCCGCGGTACTCGTCCTCCGTGTACATGGAGTCGTAGATGAGCGCGTCCGCGCCGCGCGCGAAGTCGAACAGCTTCGCGTCCAGTTCGGTGCCGTGCTCCACGTCCGTCGCGTACACCAGCGAG includes:
- the lipB gene encoding lipoyl(octanoyl) transferase LipB; the protein is MNTLTVFRLGRVEYEDGLKLMHLFGEARLQGLIGDALLLLEHPPVLTLGRAAKRENITATDARLAQEGVEVFDTNRGGDVTYHGPGQVVGYPILLLPEDRRDVRRYVRDVERGLVQTLAGFGLTAGAIPKWPGVWLGHEGSPDARKIGAIGVHLSRWLTTHGFALNVNTNLEHFQLIVPCGIREAGVTSMQRELGHPVSVPDVEEALAREFTRVFDARRVDGTVDLRTVSVAVVHGRGPEARVLLLRRTPERGGFWQTVTGRLEPGESPVEAARREVAEETGLTLPVVELAYRHAFALGEALPPKLVEEHGFAVHAAPDTHVRLGPEHDAFEWVDVPTALARLPFRGLRETVTRALQTTPRP